Proteins encoded within one genomic window of Acidiferrobacter thiooxydans:
- a CDS encoding encapsulin-associated ferritin-like protein — MAHEDLHETASELTEATREMHRAIISLMEELEAIDWYQQRVDACRDAELRGVLAHNRDEEKEHAAMALEWIRRHDPVFDRELRKYLFKDGSIVAKEHG, encoded by the coding sequence ATGGCACACGAAGACTTGCATGAAACGGCATCGGAGCTTACGGAAGCGACCCGCGAGATGCACAGGGCGATCATTTCGCTCATGGAGGAATTGGAGGCCATCGACTGGTATCAGCAGCGGGTGGATGCCTGTCGGGATGCGGAGCTGCGCGGGGTCCTAGCCCACAACCGCGACGAGGAGAAGGAGCATGCGGCCATGGCACTCGAGTGGATCCGACGTCATGATCCGGTATTCGATCGCGAGTTGCGCAAGTACCTCTTCAAGGACGGCAGCATCGTCGCCAAGGAGCATGGCTAA
- a CDS encoding DUF3501 family protein produces the protein MQTLTRKDLMSLEKYAEERPAFRARVMAHKRDRQVAIGAHATLYFEDRLTIQYQIQEMLRIEKIFEARDIEEELNAYNPLIPDGANWKATFMLEYEDVAERRTALARLSGVATRVYVRVADRPRVYALADEDMGRENDDKTSSVHFLRFDLTPELVAAARGGAMIACGIDHPAYQGETILMEAQRTALLADLA, from the coding sequence ATGCAGACATTGACACGCAAAGACCTGATGTCTCTCGAGAAATACGCCGAGGAGCGGCCGGCATTCCGGGCGCGCGTCATGGCCCACAAGCGCGACCGGCAGGTGGCCATAGGGGCGCACGCCACCTTGTATTTCGAAGACCGTCTCACGATCCAGTATCAGATCCAGGAGATGCTGCGCATCGAGAAGATCTTCGAGGCCCGCGACATCGAGGAGGAGCTGAACGCCTATAACCCGCTCATCCCCGACGGCGCCAACTGGAAGGCGACCTTCATGCTCGAATATGAGGATGTGGCTGAGCGGCGCACGGCGCTCGCGCGGTTGTCGGGCGTGGCGACGCGCGTCTATGTCCGGGTCGCCGATCGGCCGCGGGTCTACGCGCTGGCCGACGAGGACATGGGGCGCGAGAACGACGACAAGACCTCATCTGTGCATTTTCTGCGCTTCGATCTGACGCCGGAGCTTGTCGCCGCCGCGCGCGGCGGGGCGATGATCGCCTGCGGCATAGATCACCCCGCCTATCAGGGCGAGACTATCCTGATGGAGGCACAGCGTACAGCGCTGCTCGCCGATCTCGCCTGA